One Pseudomonas sp. AN-1 genomic region harbors:
- a CDS encoding acyl-CoA dehydrogenase C-terminal domain-containing protein has product MSDYKAPLRDMDFVLNEVFEVSKLWAELPELAEVVDADTARAILEEAGKVTAGVIAPLNRSGDEEGCSWHDGAVQTPAGFPAAWRTYAEGGWVGVGGSPEFGGMGMPKVIGAQVEEMVNSANLSFALYPMLTAGACLAVLNHASEELKAQYLPAMYEGRWAGSMCLTEPHAGTDLGIIRTRAEPQADGSYKVSGTKIFITGGEQDLSENLIHLVLAKLPDAPAGPKGISLFLVPKVMVEADGALGERNAVSCGSIEHKMGIKASATCVMNFDGATGYLVGEVNKGLNAMFTMMNYERLGVGIQGLALGERSYQNAVEYARERIQSRAPTGAVAKDKAADPIIVHPDVRRMLLTMKALNEGGRAFSSFVALQLDLAKYSEDAATRKRAEELVALLTPVAKAFLTDMGLETTIHGQQVFGGHGYIREWGQEQLIRDCRITQIYEGTNGIQSLDLMGRKVVASGGSYYRHLSEEINAFIAGADASLAEFTAPLKAAVDNLDALTAWVIDKAQTNPNEIGAASVEYLHTFGYTVYAYLWARMAAVALARQGEDDFYASKLGTARFYFARLLPRIHSLSASVRAGSESLYLLDAEQF; this is encoded by the coding sequence ATGTCCGATTACAAAGCGCCCCTTCGCGACATGGACTTCGTGCTCAATGAAGTCTTCGAAGTTTCCAAACTGTGGGCCGAGCTGCCGGAGCTGGCCGAGGTCGTCGACGCCGATACCGCGCGCGCCATCCTCGAGGAGGCCGGCAAGGTCACCGCAGGGGTGATCGCCCCGCTGAACCGCAGCGGCGACGAGGAAGGCTGCTCCTGGCACGACGGCGCCGTGCAGACCCCGGCCGGTTTCCCCGCGGCCTGGCGCACCTACGCCGAAGGCGGCTGGGTCGGCGTCGGCGGCTCGCCGGAGTTCGGCGGCATGGGCATGCCCAAGGTGATCGGCGCCCAGGTCGAGGAGATGGTCAACTCGGCCAACCTGTCCTTCGCCCTGTATCCGATGCTGACCGCCGGCGCCTGCCTGGCGGTCCTCAACCACGCCAGCGAGGAGCTGAAGGCGCAGTACCTGCCGGCCATGTACGAAGGCCGCTGGGCCGGCTCCATGTGCCTGACCGAGCCGCACGCCGGCACCGACCTCGGCATCATCCGCACCCGGGCCGAGCCGCAGGCCGACGGCAGCTACAAGGTCAGCGGCACCAAGATCTTCATCACCGGCGGCGAGCAGGACCTGTCCGAGAACCTCATCCACCTGGTACTGGCCAAGCTGCCGGACGCCCCGGCCGGTCCCAAGGGCATCTCGCTGTTCCTGGTGCCCAAGGTGATGGTCGAGGCCGACGGCGCGCTGGGCGAGCGCAACGCGGTGAGCTGCGGCTCCATCGAGCACAAGATGGGCATCAAGGCCTCGGCCACCTGCGTGATGAACTTCGACGGCGCCACCGGTTACCTGGTCGGCGAAGTGAACAAGGGCCTCAACGCCATGTTCACCATGATGAACTACGAGCGCCTGGGCGTCGGCATCCAGGGCCTGGCCCTCGGCGAGCGCTCCTACCAGAACGCCGTGGAATATGCCCGCGAGCGCATCCAGAGCCGCGCGCCGACCGGTGCGGTGGCGAAGGACAAGGCGGCCGACCCGATCATCGTGCATCCGGACGTGCGCCGCATGCTGCTGACCATGAAGGCGCTCAACGAGGGCGGCCGCGCCTTCTCCAGCTTCGTGGCCCTGCAGCTCGACCTCGCCAAGTACAGCGAGGACGCCGCCACCCGCAAGCGCGCCGAGGAGCTGGTTGCCCTGCTGACCCCGGTGGCCAAGGCCTTCCTCACCGACATGGGCCTGGAAACCACCATCCACGGCCAGCAGGTGTTCGGCGGCCACGGCTACATCCGCGAGTGGGGCCAGGAGCAGCTGATCCGCGACTGCCGCATCACCCAGATCTACGAAGGCACCAACGGCATCCAGTCGCTGGACCTGATGGGCCGCAAGGTGGTCGCCAGCGGCGGCAGCTACTACCGCCACCTGTCCGAGGAGATCAATGCCTTCATAGCCGGCGCCGACGCCTCGCTGGCCGAGTTCACTGCGCCGCTCAAGGCCGCGGTGGACAACCTCGACGCGCTGACCGCCTGGGTGATCGACAAGGCGCAGACCAACCCCAACGAGATCGGCGCCGCCTCGGTCGAGTACCTGCACACCTTCGGCTACACCGTGTACGCCTACCTGTGGGCGCGCATGGCCGCCGTGGCGCTGGCCAGGCAGGGCGAGGACGACTTCTACGCCAGCAAGCTCGGCACCGCGCGCTTCTACTTCGCGCGCCTGCTGCCGCGTATCCACTCGCTGAGCGCCTCGGTGCGCGCCGGCAGCGAGAGCCTGTACCTGCTGGACGCCGAGCAGTTCTGA